The proteins below come from a single Caulobacter flavus genomic window:
- a CDS encoding TonB-dependent receptor plug domain-containing protein: MTASISTLSIAIGTSTIAHAAEPAPDPSVELDTVIVTGTRQTGLRVADSPAPVQVVDTATLERTGQVDLRLGLANLVPSFNAQAFGGDTANLTLSARLRGLSPNQALVLINGKRRHTTGNFAVLSGPYQGAAAADLGFIPMASIGRIEVLTDGAAAQYGTDAIAGVVNIILKKSESGGAVSVTGGEYFDGGGKTASFSANLGTAPTENSYLNFTVESKYHGFSNRGLPDQRVYNPASPSYSAANNAIESQIPGYPNLNLISGDAEYRMHVLAFNAGVELPGDFEVYSFGTYGHKDASAYENYRRYNRIQGKMGAADRPFPNGFSPRERIVEDDYAMTLGLSGVVAGWNLDLSATYGKDDIEVRVEDSANASLYTDTSTLTARGFTPTSFHAGSWQTTQWTNNLDLSRGFDVGLATPLDVALGVEQRRDTYAIGAGYAASTYKEGSQSYPGFSKTDAGGHSRTSWALYTDLAVSPVAPWKVDAALRYEDFSDFGDTTVGKLTSRYDFNDMFAIRGTVSTGFRAPTLAESFYSATNVSPTSAFVQLAPNSAAAALLGIEKLKPEKSTNYSFGVVAHPLPKLTATIDAYRIKLEDRIFGSSSVYGMRNGVIVNPNVNAAIAANGNVLDSTVTSTGINIFSNGLDTRTTGVDVVVSYPTDLGDWGRIDWTLSGNYNKTKITKVKSAPAALGVTSTAFPSGQVLFAGNAASLLESAAPKYKIGLNGLYSFGPVTVSLTETFYGKASALSDPGTGPLLDTVVSATALTDLEISYKFPVGVVAAIGANNLFNEYPDKFSAAFQSACVASGGGCVTQYPAFSPFGINGGYYYGRLTYTF, encoded by the coding sequence TTGACCGCCAGCATTTCGACTCTGTCGATCGCCATCGGTACTTCGACCATCGCGCACGCGGCCGAGCCCGCGCCGGATCCTTCCGTCGAACTCGACACCGTCATCGTCACCGGCACGCGCCAGACCGGCCTGCGGGTCGCCGACAGCCCGGCGCCCGTGCAGGTGGTCGACACCGCCACGCTGGAGCGCACCGGCCAGGTCGACCTGCGCCTGGGTCTGGCCAACCTGGTGCCGTCGTTCAACGCCCAGGCCTTCGGCGGCGACACCGCCAACCTGACCCTGTCGGCGCGCCTGCGCGGCCTGTCGCCGAACCAGGCCCTGGTGCTGATCAACGGCAAGCGCCGCCACACCACCGGCAACTTCGCCGTCCTGTCAGGGCCCTACCAGGGCGCGGCCGCCGCCGACCTGGGCTTCATCCCGATGGCCTCGATCGGCCGCATCGAGGTGCTGACCGACGGCGCGGCGGCCCAGTACGGCACCGACGCCATCGCCGGCGTCGTCAACATCATCCTCAAGAAGTCGGAGTCGGGCGGCGCGGTGTCGGTCACCGGCGGCGAGTATTTCGACGGCGGCGGCAAGACCGCCTCGTTCTCGGCCAACCTGGGCACGGCCCCCACCGAGAACAGCTATCTGAACTTCACGGTCGAGAGCAAATACCACGGCTTCTCCAACCGCGGCCTGCCCGACCAGCGGGTCTACAACCCCGCCAGCCCCAGCTACTCGGCCGCCAACAACGCCATCGAGAGCCAGATACCGGGCTATCCCAACCTGAACCTGATCTCGGGCGACGCCGAGTACCGGATGCACGTCCTGGCCTTCAACGCCGGCGTCGAGCTGCCCGGCGACTTCGAGGTCTATTCGTTCGGCACCTACGGCCACAAGGACGCCTCGGCCTACGAGAACTACCGCCGCTACAATCGCATCCAGGGCAAGATGGGCGCGGCCGACCGGCCGTTCCCCAACGGCTTCAGCCCCCGTGAACGGATCGTCGAGGACGACTACGCCATGACGCTGGGCCTGTCCGGCGTCGTCGCCGGCTGGAACCTCGACCTCAGCGCCACCTACGGCAAGGACGACATCGAGGTCCGCGTCGAGGACTCGGCCAACGCCAGCCTCTACACCGACACCTCGACCCTCACGGCCAGGGGCTTCACCCCCACCTCGTTCCATGCCGGCAGCTGGCAGACCACCCAGTGGACCAACAACCTCGACCTTTCCCGTGGGTTCGACGTGGGCCTGGCCACGCCGCTCGACGTGGCCCTGGGCGTCGAACAGCGCCGTGACACCTACGCCATCGGCGCGGGCTACGCGGCCTCGACCTACAAGGAAGGCTCGCAGTCCTATCCGGGCTTCTCCAAGACCGACGCCGGCGGCCACAGCCGCACCAGCTGGGCGCTCTACACCGATCTCGCCGTCTCGCCGGTCGCCCCGTGGAAGGTCGACGCAGCCCTGCGCTACGAGGACTTCAGCGACTTCGGCGACACCACGGTCGGCAAGCTGACCAGCCGCTACGACTTCAACGACATGTTCGCCATCCGCGGCACGGTCAGCACCGGCTTCCGCGCCCCGACCCTGGCGGAGTCGTTCTATTCGGCCACCAACGTCTCGCCGACCTCGGCCTTCGTGCAGCTGGCCCCCAACTCGGCCGCCGCCGCCCTGCTGGGCATCGAGAAGCTGAAGCCCGAGAAGTCGACCAACTACAGCTTCGGCGTCGTGGCCCACCCGCTGCCCAAGCTGACGGCCACGATCGACGCCTATCGCATCAAGCTGGAAGACCGGATCTTCGGCTCCAGCTCGGTCTACGGCATGCGCAACGGCGTGATCGTCAATCCGAACGTCAACGCCGCCATCGCCGCCAACGGCAACGTGCTCGACAGCACCGTCACCAGCACCGGCATCAACATCTTCTCCAACGGCCTGGACACCCGCACCACGGGCGTCGACGTCGTGGTGTCCTACCCCACCGACCTGGGCGACTGGGGTCGCATCGACTGGACCCTGAGCGGCAACTACAACAAGACCAAGATCACCAAGGTCAAATCGGCGCCGGCCGCGCTGGGCGTGACCAGCACGGCCTTCCCCAGCGGCCAGGTCTTGTTCGCCGGCAACGCCGCCTCGCTGCTGGAAAGCGCCGCGCCCAAGTACAAGATCGGCCTCAACGGCCTCTACAGCTTCGGCCCGGTCACGGTCAGCCTGACCGAGACCTTCTACGGCAAGGCCTCGGCCCTGTCCGACCCGGGCACTGGCCCGCTGCTCGACACCGTGGTCAGCGCCACCGCCCTCACCGACCTGGAGATCTCCTACAAGTTCCCGGTCGGCGTCGTCGCCGCGATCGGCGCCAACAACCTGTTCAACGAGTATCCGGACAAGTTCTCGGCGGCGTTCCAGTCGGCCTGCGTCGCCTCCGGCGGCGGCTGCGTCACCCAGTACCCGGCGTTCTCGCCGTTCGGGATCAACGGCGGCTACTACTACGGCCGCCTGACCTACACCTTCTAG
- a CDS encoding TonB-dependent receptor domain-containing protein yields the protein MNTRLRVALLATTTLCAAVLAAHANAQEGEAATVEEITVVGSQIKGAKVTAALPVTVVGEEQIQATAAVSGDDLFRAIPQMGDVNFNSQYLPGTSNSARGDVGSVNLRNLGIGNTLVLLNGRRVVTHPTSQANDNLVPVLTYNSNAIPVTGLRRLEVLRDGAAAIYGADAVAGVVNTVLRDDLEGLSVSAQYGFAEGTNLKEYNFNAYGGHNFAEGRGNISAFFSYDARTHLRSYEQAFTASADRRSLFADTRFAGAASLDGRSTTTPWAYLQTPSSFGTVRQGTTALTSSAGYFHIQPTTFSGCQLNIGNGLCIDDGALATSGVDRDLRFDAASLGTTVVPSVKRANLFATGKYEINDSVTAFGELGIYHAKTNAGQAPIQTLSSGVITIPASNYWNPFGPTVFANGSVNPNRLPNLNVPASGLAVTLRGYTFADLGLTQVDVTNKQYRVLGGLRGEKFGFDWESAFVYSEATAEDVADNISTTKLYAQLALSTPDAYNVFNGSDLTYTSGADSTRNSQAAIDAIRVKTIRRTKSTLALWDFKVSRPDLLTLPGGDLGIASGVEFRRETQLDDRDGRIDGTTTFTDPTSGAVLSDLINSSINPDTKGHRTVGSAYLELAVPLVSPEMSIPLVHRLEGQLAGRYERYSDFGNTAKPKVALAWDVIDGVRFRGSWAQGFRAPNLEQINASIISRSNTRTDYAFCEADLRAGRINAFSSCSRSQLTTARRAGNPDLEPEESETLSYGVVFEPKFVPEALGRFTFTADYWKVKQTGLIGVFGEGNALILDYLLRQQGSSNPNVVRAAPTADDVAAFAGTGLTAAGQVLYVNDKYTNLQPQVVEGLDFGFLWKLGTQRFGDFDLNVNVAHLLKYYQSPSPGIAELLKARSDGVINAGTTISGGGDLLRQNGKPEWKWSAALTWRYDRFTVGGFTQYIGDYDDTALIDSSGQPWVVDSTLTGNLYGEVDVAEIGTKLRLGVRNITDEQPPLSTAGFDGAVYTPYGRYWYFNVKKRF from the coding sequence ATGAACACTCGCCTACGCGTCGCCCTGCTGGCGACCACGACTCTCTGCGCCGCCGTCCTGGCCGCGCACGCCAACGCCCAGGAGGGCGAGGCCGCGACCGTCGAGGAGATCACCGTCGTCGGCTCGCAGATCAAGGGCGCCAAGGTCACCGCCGCCCTGCCGGTGACGGTGGTCGGCGAGGAGCAGATCCAGGCCACCGCCGCCGTTTCGGGCGACGACCTGTTCCGCGCCATTCCGCAGATGGGCGACGTCAACTTCAACTCGCAGTACCTGCCCGGCACCAGCAACAGCGCACGCGGCGACGTGGGTTCGGTCAACCTGCGCAACCTGGGCATCGGCAACACCCTGGTGCTGCTGAACGGCCGGCGGGTGGTGACCCACCCGACCAGCCAGGCCAACGACAACCTGGTGCCGGTGCTGACCTACAACTCCAACGCCATCCCGGTGACGGGCCTGCGCCGGCTGGAGGTGCTGCGCGACGGCGCGGCGGCCATCTACGGCGCCGACGCAGTGGCGGGCGTGGTCAACACCGTGCTGCGCGACGACCTGGAAGGCTTGAGCGTCTCGGCCCAGTACGGTTTCGCCGAGGGCACGAACCTCAAGGAGTACAATTTCAACGCCTATGGCGGCCACAACTTCGCCGAGGGCCGTGGCAATATCAGCGCCTTCTTCTCCTACGACGCGCGCACGCACCTGCGCTCCTACGAGCAGGCGTTCACCGCCTCGGCCGACCGCCGCTCGTTGTTCGCCGACACCCGCTTCGCCGGCGCGGCCAGCCTGGACGGCCGCAGCACGACCACGCCCTGGGCCTATCTGCAGACGCCGTCGAGCTTCGGCACGGTGCGCCAGGGGACCACGGCCCTGACCAGCAGCGCCGGCTATTTCCACATCCAGCCGACCACCTTCTCGGGCTGCCAGCTGAACATCGGCAACGGGCTGTGCATCGACGACGGCGCCCTGGCGACCTCGGGCGTCGACCGCGACCTGCGCTTCGACGCCGCCTCGCTGGGCACGACGGTCGTCCCGTCGGTCAAGCGGGCCAACCTGTTCGCCACCGGCAAGTACGAGATCAACGACAGCGTCACCGCCTTCGGCGAGCTGGGCATCTACCACGCCAAGACCAACGCCGGTCAGGCGCCGATCCAAACCCTGTCGTCGGGCGTGATCACCATCCCGGCCAGCAACTACTGGAACCCGTTCGGCCCGACCGTCTTCGCCAACGGCTCGGTCAATCCCAACCGCCTGCCCAACCTGAACGTCCCAGCCTCGGGCCTGGCGGTCACGCTGCGCGGCTACACCTTCGCCGACCTCGGCCTCACCCAGGTGGATGTCACCAACAAGCAGTACCGCGTGCTGGGCGGCCTGCGCGGCGAGAAGTTTGGCTTCGACTGGGAGTCGGCGTTCGTCTACTCCGAGGCCACCGCCGAGGACGTGGCCGACAACATCTCGACCACCAAGCTCTATGCGCAGCTGGCCCTGTCGACCCCCGACGCCTACAACGTCTTCAACGGCTCGGACCTCACCTACACCAGCGGCGCCGACAGCACCCGCAACAGCCAGGCGGCCATCGACGCCATCCGCGTCAAGACCATCCGCCGCACCAAGAGCACGCTGGCGCTGTGGGACTTCAAGGTCTCGCGGCCCGACCTGCTGACCCTGCCGGGCGGCGACCTGGGCATCGCCTCGGGCGTCGAGTTCCGGCGCGAGACCCAGCTGGACGACCGTGACGGCCGCATCGACGGCACGACCACCTTCACCGACCCGACCAGCGGCGCGGTGCTGAGCGACCTGATCAACTCCAGCATCAACCCCGACACCAAGGGCCACCGCACGGTGGGTTCGGCCTATCTGGAACTGGCCGTGCCGCTGGTTTCGCCGGAGATGTCGATCCCGCTGGTCCACCGCCTGGAGGGCCAACTGGCCGGCCGCTACGAGCGCTACAGCGACTTCGGCAACACCGCTAAGCCCAAGGTCGCCCTGGCCTGGGACGTGATCGACGGCGTGCGCTTCCGCGGTTCGTGGGCCCAAGGCTTCCGCGCCCCGAACCTGGAGCAGATCAACGCCTCGATCATCTCGCGCTCGAACACCCGCACCGACTACGCCTTCTGCGAGGCCGACCTGCGGGCGGGCCGGATCAACGCCTTCTCGTCGTGCTCGCGCTCGCAGCTGACGACGGCGCGGCGGGCGGGCAATCCCGACCTGGAGCCCGAAGAGTCCGAGACCCTGTCGTACGGCGTGGTGTTCGAGCCGAAGTTCGTGCCCGAGGCCCTGGGCCGCTTCACCTTCACCGCCGACTACTGGAAGGTGAAGCAGACGGGCCTGATCGGCGTGTTCGGCGAAGGCAACGCCCTGATCCTCGACTATCTGCTGCGCCAGCAGGGCTCGAGCAATCCGAACGTGGTGCGGGCCGCGCCGACCGCCGACGACGTCGCCGCCTTCGCCGGCACGGGTCTCACCGCCGCCGGCCAGGTGCTGTACGTGAACGACAAGTACACCAACCTCCAGCCGCAGGTGGTTGAGGGGCTGGACTTCGGCTTCCTGTGGAAGCTGGGCACCCAGCGGTTCGGCGACTTCGACCTGAACGTCAACGTCGCCCACCTGCTGAAGTACTACCAGTCGCCGTCGCCGGGCATCGCCGAACTGCTGAAGGCGCGCTCGGACGGGGTGATCAACGCCGGCACCACCATCAGCGGCGGCGGCGACCTGCTGCGCCAGAACGGCAAGCCGGAATGGAAGTGGTCGGCGGCCCTGACCTGGCGCTACGACCGCTTCACGGTCGGCGGCTTCACCCAGTACATCGGCGACTACGACGACACCGCGCTGATCGACAGTTCGGGCCAGCCCTGGGTGGTCGACTCGACCCTGACCGGCAACCTCTACGGCGAGGTCGACGTCGCCGAGATCGGAACCAAGCTGCGGCTGGGCGTGCGCAACATCACCGACGAGCAGCCGCCGCTGAGCACGGCCGGCTTCGACGGCGCGGTCTACACGCCGTACGGCCGCTACTGGTACTTCAACGTCAAGAAGCGGTTCTAG